GATAAAGCACACACCATTTCACATAAGAGTCCACAGGATAACCGCAATGTCTTCCTCTTCGAGGATAAGACAAAACTGCAAAAGGCGTACTCGTACATGAttggaaaaatatttgaagaGACTTTAATAGACACATTCACAGGGGATAAATTTGACTATCTGAACTTTGATGAGGagattaaaaattttttggcATGCTGTCTTGAAGAAGATGTAGATAAAAGAGAAACACTTGAAAATCTGTTAAAACATAAATGTTTTTCGGATTGCtttgatttatatataaatatttatgatgataatattaattcttataagaatgataaagaaaaagctATTAGATTGAAAGACTTAAATTACATTAATAATTTcgattataatatttttactattccTTCCGATCATTCCTGTCGACCTGCCTCCTCTTCTGGATCCAGACAGTTCAACACATCCAGTCAGTACTCCTTATCAAATTCGTAGGTATCAACTTgctaaaaatttcatttcgGTTGGAAAAGAGTTCCATAGTGGAGAAGCACTAATggtgcacacatatatacatacacatatgcaaCACATCCTTCATGCAATGTCtatttaatttacatttacagCATGTACACATGTTTTATGTGCACGTGTGGAAGCTACACGcgtacatgtacattttaCGTCGCTCGTTAACTTAAAAATgggttttattttttttaaagggaAAAGTTCGAATGTTTGCAAAATGGACAAATGGATaatgtatacacatgtatgtgcgtatgtacgtacatgcgtgtgtatgtatgcacgtgtatatacgtattcgCACCTACTGCTTACACTTTTTCAAGAAACCATGAATTAGTCCAAAATAAACTCAATGCTGGGATTTACTTTTAATCAAATAgggaaataatatatcaatGCACCTCTGCAAATTTTCATAACTTTTTCCTCCAGTTAGGGTTATATTACCGGTCGAGAATATACTAGCCGAAACAATGTCCACTTTACTCTTACCACTGTCTATATTATTGTTTGCATTACACCAGGCATACGTGCTCTCATTTTGCTTCGAATAAAAAGAAACGCGCGTACGCATGGGTTAGAAGCGGCATAGAATAGAAGTAGTACGGGTTAGAAGGGGCATTTGAGAAgcttagaaaaaaaatacggaGGAAAGCAGAAGGATGGGACAAAGACAGACGCAGATTGACGAAAAACACAAACGAAAGTGTAAAGGCAAAGTTCGGTTACCTCCTTCCTTTcagataaattttttttgtcctcATTTGTCAGCGCAATTTTCACTTTGCATGCAGGAAATACGTTGGGATCATAGTCCACCTAATAATAAATCGAAGTTCACGGAAAGGATGAAAAAAACGTTATATACGTTTTATACATGTAACATGTGACAAGCCCCTATTATTACGGGCATACGCACGAACAAGTGTATGTACTGACACTCTTATACACAAACACATGTATGCGTTTATATGttgtatgtgtttatatatatcctcGAGTGAACTTACGCTTTTGTAATACTGCGCAAAGAGAGGTAGAACAATTGAGAAGCCCACATTATACACAGCTAAGATGTTTGCaatagttattttttttagttttatatttttaaaatttaattgttttaattttttttcgacTTTTTTCATAGCAATTTTACAAGCTTCGATCGAATTATTGCCTGTGCATATAATTTTCCCATTCGAAAAAATAGACACATTTATAACTAGCTTTTCAGTTACGTCTTTGTAATTTTCATTGATTTTTTCGATAACAGAATTAATGTAATTGCTTTCACCAGAAATATGGTCATTCCTTGCAGAAACCTCTGCATTGGAGCTTGAGGCTATATTTGCTGTGCTGCTAACATGTACAGAGTCAGGCATACTACATTTTCCTTCATCAATGGGAAAAGAAGTATTCCCCCCAGAAGGCATATCACAGTTATTACTTACTTCCTTACAATTATTATCTACCCCCTTATATGAACTATCTTCCGGCTTATTAATCTCCACCTCTATACCCTGTTgctccttttttcttttatttttaacataatttacatatttatgtacagtCTTTAAACTCACTGGAACATCAATGCGCATGCACTTGAACTCCCTCGGGTTATATATGCAATTTgaaaagtatttatatatgctatCTAAGTTTAAAGATGAACACAATATTGCATTCATCGAAATGTTATGAACGCTCAtgctattttcatttttaacaaatatattttgagaTTCGttgttatttaattttgaCCTTTTCAAGGGCTGCGACATTTTCATTGAGACAGGGACTATAATATGATGccacacttttttttttttttttttttttataagtttttttatcttgtctatgtttttttatcttttctatgtttttttatcttttctatgtttttttatcttttccatgtttttttatcttttatatatatatttatcttttatatatatatttatcttttatatatatatttatcctttatatatatatttatcctttatatatatatttatcttttatatatatatttatcttttatatatatatttatcctttatatatatatttatcttttatatatatatttatcttttatatatatatatttatcttttatatatatgtttatcttttatttatttttttttatttaaataactcCTTATTCCGTAGAAAAAAACAGCTTACTCTTTTCCGATGTAACTGCTTATTATGGGGAATAATCGACGGCTTCACTTTATTATAACAGTGTTATAATTTCTTGGCCATTTTCCTTTGGCtgttgttcattttttacatataaaagaacaagaaaaaaaaaaaagcttttaaaaatgaacttttacaaaaaaacTTTAACGAACAAACTGTAGCgaacaaattattatgaataaacTTTTACAAATAAACTTCTAAgaaataaacttttttttataatgattATTTTTGCGAACGTAATACTAAACCTTGTTTTAAATTGTTTTCGTTTTGacatacaaaataataagaaatttattggaaaaaaatactcatacattacttacatatatatgtgcgcattcttatatgtacgtacatatatatgcaattcatgaatatataacaattgtacgtatatatttaattgcaCGTATATTTCAATGTACAAATAAACCAGTAACTACATAGCAGCCCCATGCACTACTGGCACATGTGTCGAGGTTTTCTCAAATAATCGGTAACAGCGTCTTTGTACTTTTAATAGTAATTAAAATCTTAATTTGGAGAAGacgaaaaggaaaaaaaaaaaaaaaaaaaagaaataaccCTTTAAAGGAAGtcttaataaacaaaaaaaatatatcatatctTCTTTAATATGTggctcaaaaaaaaaaaatcaagttGTTTTAAATGAACACTAAAAAGTTTAAGTTCAGATGGATAACCGTActcatatgtatacatatatgtatatatatatttatgtatatactcaTGTAAGAACAgctttaaatttaattatattttttttcctcattcCGTAAAACACTTTAGAAAAGTATGaacaacatatataaatttagttAAAGCACAAGTGGTTATAATTTTGTAGCTtctttaataattatgttttttcaaGCGATGGAATAAAATAGTAAGCAATATGGTTAAGGAAAATATTAGATACGGTAAAATTGGATATACAATAAGTTCTAAGTGTGAAcctaattttcttttcttttgagaaagagaaaaaatgcTTGGAGCTGAACGTGaatgctttttcttttcgttCCTGTGCTATgtatatgaacataaaaaCATGCGTACTTGAAATTGCACATAAacgggtatatatatatatatatatatttgtacatgcGTGAGGacatttttaaacatttcaGGGGAGGTCGTTCTATTTTAATCTTATTTGTGCTTAAAATTCACATtgtctcttcttttttattttattttttctttattttttcttttactttttctttattttttcttttacttttactttttctttattttttcttttattttttctttattttttcttttattttttcttttactttttcttttacttttacttttttttttttttttaaatttcacCTGGCTTTTTTGcgaataaatttatatcgTTCACTcatttccaattttttttacaacacACGaagtaaatgaaaatgtattttgaaaaaaaaaaaagaaaaaaagtaataaataaaagaatagaaaagaagaaatgaataaatgaaaaattgaaaaaatgaagaagtgAAGAAGTGAAGAAGTGAAGAAGTAAAGGAGCGAAGAAGTGAAGAAGTAAAGGAGCGAAGAAACGAAGAAATAAGTATATGTGCAAACGAACAAATAAGTATGTGCAAACGAACAAATAAGTATGTGCAAACGAACAAATAAGTATGTGCAAACGAACAAATAAGTATGTGCAAACGAACAAATAAGTATGTGCAAACGAACAAATAAGTATGTGCAAACGAACGAGCTAATATActaatgaacaaaaaaaaaaaaaaataagcgaATAAGCCATTGAacgtataaaataatatatgtaccaGTTCTTTTActacataaaatttaaatccTAAAGaaagttcttttttttttctttttttaaaatgcatAGACCCcgatatatagaaaaatataattaaaaactttatatatacgGAGGAGGTgtgtatatgaaaaattgtGCTAATATTACAGCAAAAACTTCCCATAGGAAAAGAAGGTGAAGTCATGTAATtgccttttttatatactatgTGCTAAAAGGAAACGACTGTTTtgtgaaagaaaaataatgatttatATGGCAAATCGTGAGACTAagctaaaataaaaaatgattaaaaaaaaaaaaaaaaaaaaaacaattcaGCCAaccaataaataaaaaaaataaataaataaaggaacataaaataacataaacataaaaattagaTAAAATAAGGTAAAATAAGATGAAATAGGATGATATAAGAGATGAAATAAGATAGAATAAGATagaataagataaaataagataGAATAAGATAGAATAAGATagaataagataaaataatataaaataagataaaataagataaaataagataGAATAAGATagaataagataaaataagataaaataagataaaataagataaaataagataGAATAAGATagaataagataaaataagataaaataagataaattaaGATAGAATAAAATACACTCAACTTCATACACCTtagaatatatttgtttcaAAATGGAACAGAATGAAGATTCTGAGGAGGAAAGTGAAGAAGCAGCAGCAGGAACGACAACAGACGTACAATGTGTAAGGGGTGAAGCAATCATGGATACGTGTGCGCagggaaaagaaaatgatgGAAGTTTATTAGGAAAATTAAATTGCATAAACATAGAAAAAGACCATGTAATAGATAtagaaagtaaaataaaaaaaatattggaaaattgtgaaaattgtaaaaaatataaaaaatatcaaaattatgaaaattctGGAAAAGCTGAAGAACGAGGGGGAAAGGCAGAAAAGACGGAAAACATATTcgaaaaggaaaatagtaacaacttatgtacatacgaaggcataagtaaaaatgatttttcaCTCCCCATTTTTTTCCCTTCAAGTAAAGatgataataacaaaaactGTAATGCATGTAACTATTGTGAGGATGTATGTTTTTCTATGATATGTAAAAagtgcaaaataaaaagaaaaagtttatacagaaagtataaaaaatataaaaaacacaATTTAAGAATTTGtcaaaatgaaatgaaattaGCTATgcaattgaaaaaaaaggctCGTGAAATCTTACTGTCCATTCGTCATCAGAAAATGGAAGAACAAATGAGCAAAGGGGATGGGGGAGAAGGTAAAGAAAGAGTTGATAAGACATTAACAAAAGGTagtaaaaaaacatatcaCTCAACTCCCCAAggtaatgataaaaattacaagcatttaattttaagcacagaagaagaaaacacaaataataatatcaacACTAAGGACGATAAATATAATGCACTAAATGCTCTTATCAGTAGAAGTAAGAGTACAACAAATTCGGAAggtgaaaatgaaaaaaatttttttacatattataactacataaaatataaagaatattttacaGAATGTGAAATAAAAAGGCATTGTCAAGTAAATGATTGTTGGGTTGTTGCAAATCAAAACGTTTATGACGTAACAACAATTCTAAATCATCACCCAGGTGGTAataattgtattttaaataaagcaGGTCGTGATGTTTCAGTTGATTATTTCTATCATTCAAAATATGCTCAAAAGAAATTTTGGGAACCattaaaaataggaaaagtTATAACATGTACAAAAGAAATTgctgaggaaaaaaaaaaaaaaaaaagcctcAATTCtgtcataaaaaataagtgtTCCTTGATGtagttttttctttcaaaCACATTTCAACACATATCTCTGTtgttatacatttatataggTAATTAATTGGACGTACGTAAATcgtatgatttttttttttttttttttttcgtttttttttcaaattgtaTTTTGCGCACTCTTCGTATATTTTGTGTTCTTAGCGCATACTTTgtattttttgcatatttggTAATCTcgtcaatttttttaattttttttttttttatgacgTTAAGCTAATAGGCGCTTTATTTGTAATTATGGCAAAATAAAACTCCTCCGAGTTAACGGCAGAGCTGTAACGATATAACTCCTGTATATGTAGTGGATTGGGCATTACTGCTCATATTTGGGCACgtttatgtgtacatatacatatacatatacatatacatatatatatatatatatatacatatatttatttatttatttacacaCGTGTGCAATTCCCCGTTCATCTCTTATCCAAACTGCATTACATGATTGCGTTCCTTTTTATGATGTATTTTCTAAGTAATGCATTATTACCTAgtttatacaaataaaaatagaaaatttttatttattctatacttcatgtttaaaaatttttgacaGTTTTTATGCTCTGCATTTTACCCCCATTTAGCATCATCCCACTCATGTGTGTATGTTTGAgagcataaatatatgtgcacatgtatgtacttaCATGATCATACATGCAcacacatgcatacatatgtacatacatatatgatgACACtcatttttctgtttttattCCTCAGCTTAAAATAATAAGCCTTACTTATAACTAAcccaaaattatatattcaacAAATATTCCAGTCTAGCCCTTTCAAAGTACATTAACTCCAACTTTCTTTTTGTTACATGATCCGTTATATACCCTCTGAAAAAGTTGTATGTTCTTATTCTGTTGCTTCTATTGCTTTCTTTTACCTATAACAGACAGtttggggaaaaaaaaaaaaaaatttgatagATGACTCACCAAAATATTTCCCTTAACATTTGTGCATACCAGTTAGCTAAAttgcaaaataaatacaaaaaaaaaaaaaattaccaaTTTAGATCTTTCATTTTGAAGCAAATTTATGCTATCCTTAATTTTCTGTTCTTGTATTTTAAGAATTAATCTTTTCATGGCAATTCTTTTGTTTAACTCTTGGGTCCTACAAagagtagaaaaaaaaagtcaaaaataaaaagataaacactgaaattgtcattttttttttgtcttttcaAAAAACTTAGAAAAGTATCtactttctttttatgaCCTTTCCTCTTGGCATTCAGATTGTATCCCGGTAGGCTTATGCAAAATTCGGACACCTGATTCAATCTATGAAAAAAACggaaagaaaattatacGCAGAAATTACACTTAGggtatatttacatttactcCGTTATttgcttcctttttttttttttttttttttttttttttttttttttttttttttggtaagCTTACCTTGTTGACA
This genomic interval from Plasmodium brasilianum strain Bolivian I chromosome 13, whole genome shotgun sequence contains the following:
- a CDS encoding transcription initiation TFIID-like, yielding MSQPLKRSKLNNNESQNIFVKNENSMSVHNISMNAILCSSLNLDSIYKYFSNCIYNPREFKCMRIDVPVSLKTVHKYVNYVKNKRKKEQQGIEVEINKPEDSSYKGVDNNCKEVSNNCDMPSGGNTSFPIDEGKCSMPDSVHVSSTANIASSSNAEVSARNDHISGESNYINSVIEKINENYKDVTEKLVINVSIFSNGKIICTGNNSIEACKIAMKKVEKKLKQLNFKNIKLKKITIANILAVYNVGFSIVLPLFAQYYKSVDYDPNVFPACKVKIALTNEDKKNLSERKEQNESTYAWCNANNNIDSGKSKVDIVSASIFSTGNITLTGGKSYENLQRCIDILFPYLIKSKSQH
- a CDS encoding heme/steroid binding domain containing protein, encoding MEQNEDSEEESEEAAAGTTTDVQCVRGEAIMDTCAQGKENDGSLLGKLNCINIEKDHVIDIESKIKKILENCENCKKYKKYQNYENSGKAEERGGKAEKTENIFEKENSNNLCTYEGISKNDFSLPIFFPSSKDDNNKNCNACNYCEDVCFSMICKKCKIKRKSLYRKYKKYKKHNLRICQNEMKLAMQLKKKAREILLSIRHQKMEEQMSKGDGGEGKERVDKTLTKGSKKTYHSTPQGNDKNYKHLILSTEEENTNNNINTKDDKYNALNALISRSKSTTNSEGENEKNFFTYYNYIKYKEYFTECEIKRHCQVNDCWVVANQNVYDVTTILNHHPGGNNCILNKAGRDVSVDYFYHSKYAQKKFWEPLKIGKVITCTKEIAEEKKKKKSLNSVIKNKCSLM